From the genome of Verrucomicrobiaceae bacterium, one region includes:
- a CDS encoding DUF2339 domain-containing protein: protein MEIIILLLIAIVFILPIAAMVTASGAKREAAALRHELSRMQNIHATQIERINKLSTHVSDVIGDKPAPAPKPQPEPKKPVFVPPPAYLEPAPQIEVQPEMPKVEPKREIPPVEPILPKSPPPLPKLPPINLEQFMGAKLFAWVGGLALFLGIVFFVKHSMEQGWISPALRMAMGLITGVGLVIGGVIMHRRPRYITLAQTLCATGIVALYGVTFAGHSLWRIGPFESAMFTFGFMAVITAVAFILAVRLRAQVVAILGILGGFLTPILCSTGQDNPLGLWSYIALLCLGVLAVVKHTKWHHLIPLAAGGVLVMQLGWLEKFWTSSGYAYGTATWVPVGVLLGFATLFTAALIWSRRDEHAPTNGALMLCGGGMLAAFVFLSFSSVSARPGVLYTLVLGLSVLVMAIVWLKPQVKMAQGISAGLGFLHLMSWTSLSLRQELLPWALGLYLLFGVLHTGFAVLWQRRGEAVQGFMSWTPVVTLLLMMMPVLFLEQVSLALWPAVLLADALVIGVALVTGALAPVLVALALTVITVGMWLFMRLPADATLSLAPFLSVLGGFSLVFVAACSFLAKKRPQAQFAGLLPVSAAVMPFVLLIAATLHLHVADPSPMFGLALLLVVFMLGLARVSGITQLVPTALGCVLALAWSWHGQSFRAEWPVVPLLWHLGFYLLFTLFPLLFRDFFATRKLPWIASAAAGLGFFGLVYRTVILAWPNGAMGLLPLGFALAPLLMLIFILKQSSLVAAQQGSPCSAGTGQLQNPARLTQLAWYGGVALFFITLVFPVQFERQWITLGWALEGAALCWIFRRVPHDGLRITGAALLVASFARLALNSDLWHAQLRGDTAFMNWPLYALTLTALAMFAAAKMLTPPAHLWREVNLRGLFIGMGTALIFLLMNYQIADYFTEPGSVVRVLDFNHSFVRDMTTTIAWSLFALALLMLGIWKRNAPTRYVGIALLVVALLKLFFNDLANIGNIYRVAALMVVAIIALAASYLYQRYLQDEPKS from the coding sequence ATGGAAATCATCATACTCCTGCTCATCGCCATTGTCTTCATCTTACCCATCGCAGCCATGGTCACGGCTTCTGGTGCTAAACGTGAGGCGGCGGCACTCCGCCACGAGCTGTCGCGGATGCAAAACATCCACGCCACACAGATCGAGCGCATCAATAAGCTCTCCACGCATGTCAGCGACGTCATCGGTGACAAACCGGCTCCCGCACCCAAACCGCAGCCAGAGCCGAAAAAACCGGTTTTTGTGCCTCCACCAGCCTATCTCGAGCCAGCGCCGCAAATCGAGGTGCAGCCTGAAATGCCCAAAGTGGAGCCGAAACGCGAAATCCCGCCTGTGGAGCCCATTTTGCCGAAATCGCCGCCGCCACTGCCCAAACTGCCGCCGATCAATCTGGAGCAGTTCATGGGAGCGAAGCTCTTCGCATGGGTAGGCGGTTTGGCGCTGTTTTTGGGCATCGTCTTCTTTGTGAAGCACAGCATGGAGCAGGGCTGGATCTCTCCCGCACTGCGCATGGCGATGGGGCTCATCACGGGTGTGGGGCTGGTCATCGGCGGTGTCATCATGCACCGCAGGCCGCGCTACATCACGCTAGCGCAGACGCTGTGTGCCACGGGTATCGTGGCGCTGTATGGCGTGACCTTTGCGGGGCATTCGCTGTGGCGTATCGGGCCGTTTGAGAGTGCGATGTTCACCTTTGGTTTCATGGCGGTGATCACCGCGGTGGCCTTCATCTTAGCGGTGCGGCTGCGTGCACAGGTCGTCGCCATTCTGGGCATCCTGGGTGGCTTTTTGACACCGATCTTGTGCTCCACTGGGCAGGACAATCCGCTCGGCCTGTGGAGCTACATCGCGCTGCTGTGCCTCGGCGTGCTGGCCGTGGTGAAGCATACGAAATGGCATCACCTCATCCCACTCGCCGCTGGTGGTGTGCTGGTGATGCAGCTCGGGTGGCTGGAGAAATTCTGGACGAGCAGTGGCTACGCATACGGCACAGCCACTTGGGTGCCGGTGGGAGTGTTGCTGGGTTTTGCGACGCTCTTCACCGCCGCGCTGATCTGGTCGCGTCGAGATGAGCATGCACCCACGAATGGAGCCCTGATGCTCTGTGGCGGCGGGATGCTGGCGGCGTTTGTGTTTCTCAGCTTCAGCAGTGTCTCAGCTCGTCCTGGAGTGCTCTACACGCTGGTGCTGGGCCTGAGTGTGCTGGTGATGGCCATCGTGTGGCTGAAACCACAGGTGAAAATGGCGCAGGGCATCAGCGCGGGCCTGGGCTTTCTGCATTTGATGAGCTGGACGAGTCTGAGTCTGCGCCAGGAGCTGCTGCCGTGGGCGCTGGGGCTGTATTTGCTCTTTGGGGTGTTGCACACGGGCTTCGCAGTGCTGTGGCAGCGGCGTGGTGAGGCGGTGCAGGGCTTCATGAGCTGGACACCCGTGGTCACCCTGCTGCTCATGATGATGCCGGTGCTCTTCCTCGAACAAGTCAGCCTTGCGCTGTGGCCAGCGGTGCTGCTGGCAGATGCGCTGGTCATCGGTGTTGCTTTGGTGACTGGGGCGCTGGCTCCGGTGCTCGTCGCACTGGCTCTGACGGTGATCACAGTTGGTATGTGGCTTTTCATGCGATTGCCTGCGGATGCCACACTGAGCCTCGCGCCGTTTTTGAGCGTGCTCGGTGGCTTCAGCCTGGTATTCGTCGCGGCGTGCAGTTTCCTGGCGAAAAAGCGGCCCCAGGCGCAGTTCGCAGGCCTTTTGCCGGTGAGCGCGGCGGTGATGCCCTTCGTCCTGCTGATCGCCGCGACGCTGCATCTGCATGTGGCGGACCCATCGCCCATGTTTGGCCTCGCGCTGCTGCTGGTGGTCTTCATGCTCGGGCTGGCACGCGTGAGTGGCATCACGCAGCTCGTGCCGACGGCATTGGGCTGTGTGCTCGCGCTGGCGTGGTCATGGCATGGGCAGAGCTTCCGCGCGGAGTGGCCGGTGGTGCCGCTGCTGTGGCATCTGGGCTTTTACTTGTTGTTCACGCTGTTTCCGCTGCTCTTCAGAGACTTCTTCGCCACGCGGAAGCTGCCGTGGATCGCCTCCGCAGCGGCGGGGCTCGGCTTCTTCGGGCTGGTCTATCGCACGGTGATTCTAGCGTGGCCGAATGGGGCGATGGGACTGCTACCACTCGGCTTTGCGCTGGCTCCGCTGCTCATGCTGATCTTCATTTTGAAGCAAAGTAGCCTTGTTGCTGCGCAACAAGGAAGTCCCTGTTCCGCAGGAACAGGGCAACTTCAAAATCCAGCGCGGCTCACGCAGCTCGCGTGGTATGGTGGAGTGGCGTTGTTTTTCATCACGCTGGTGTTCCCGGTGCAGTTTGAGCGGCAGTGGATCACGCTCGGCTGGGCGCTGGAGGGTGCAGCACTGTGCTGGATCTTCCGCCGCGTGCCGCATGATGGCCTGCGCATCACAGGCGCAGCTTTGCTTGTGGCTTCCTTTGCTCGTTTAGCGCTCAATTCGGACCTGTGGCATGCGCAACTGCGTGGCGATACCGCTTTCATGAATTGGCCGCTCTACGCACTCACACTGACGGCACTGGCCATGTTCGCAGCAGCGAAAATGCTCACGCCGCCTGCTCATCTGTGGCGTGAGGTGAATTTGCGCGGCCTTTTCATCGGCATGGGCACGGCGTTGATCTTTCTGCTCATGAATTACCAAATCGCTGATTACTTCACCGAGCCGGGGAGTGTGGTGCGTGTGCTGGATTTCAATCACAGCTTCGTTCGCGACATGACGACGACCATCGCGTGGTCGCTCTTTGCGCTCGCTTTGCTCATGCTCGGCATCTGGAAGCGGAATGCGCCCACACGCTATGTCGGCATCGCCTTACTCGTCGTGGCACTCCTCAAGCTTTTCTTCAATGACCTAGCCAACATCGGCAACATCTACCGCGTAGCCGCACTCATGGTGGTGGCGATCATCGCCCTGGCGGCCTCCTATCTCTATCAGCGCTATCTCCAAGACGAACCGAAATCATGA